The nucleotide window TTTAATTTACTTAATAAGCTCAATATTTATATTGAGAAATACAGTTATCTATCAGGGGCATTACTATTTATGGACAAACAAAAATTCGAAGAAATAGGGCTGTTTGATGAAAGTATTTTTTTATGCTGTGAAGAGGCAGATATAACCAAACGTTTCTTGAATAAGAATTACAAGACCAAATTTGTCAAAAATTTTGAATACAAACACCTGATAGATGATAGAACAGGTGTTTCCTCAGAGAATAATTTTAAGTATAATTATGATGCAGCAAAAATATATCTTGAAAAAAACAATTATAGTTTTCGTTGGTTTTTGACTAAAAAAATTATTTCATATCATATCATAGCATTCTGTTATAGGCTATTGGGAAGAAAAGAAGATGTTGCTAAAAATAAATTATATTTATCTAGGTTTCAAAAAATGAAGGAACATACTCTTTAAAGTTAGGTTTTATGTTAGTTATCAATGCAAGGTTTTTGACACAATCAATAACGGGAGTCCAGCGTTTTGCGTTAGAACTTTCACGAATATTGAAAAGAGATCTGAAAGGAGAAGTCCAGTTTGTGACTTCAAAGGATGTATTACATAAAGACATACAGCAAGAATTAGATGCAAAAATTATCGGTAAAAATACGGGGCACCTTTGGGAGCAAATAGATCTTCCAAAGTATTTGAAAAGTATTGGTTCGCCATTGTTGCTAAGTCTTGCAAATTCATCGCCTATTGGCTATAACAATAAGATTGTAGCATTACATGATATTACTTTCGCTCGTTTTCCAAAGTCTAGTACCAGAAAATTTTTTTATTTTTATAAAATACTGACACCTCTAGTACTCAAAACATCGAAACATATACTAACAGTTAGTGAGTTTTCAAAGAAAGAAATTATTGATTATTATAAGATTAATGGAGATAAAATTTCTGTAATATATAATGCAGTTGTACAGGATTTTGTGGCAGATCAAAAGATAGATCATACGGGTAACGATTATTTTATGACTTTATCCTCTACAAAGCAAAATAAAAATCTGGTATCACTTTTAGAAGCCTTCAAGCTTTTAATAAAAATATATCCAGATATAGAACTTCGGGTTGTTGGAAAAATGCTGTCAGAAACTAAGAATGATTTGAATATTGCAGAATATCAAAGTGTGAAGAATATCAAATTTCTTGGAAGAGTAGACGATAATGATTTGAAAAAGATGTATAATAATGCCAGAGGTTTTATTTTTCCATCCTTATATGAGGGATTTGGCATACCTCCGTTAGAAGCACAGTCCTGTGGATGTCCTGTAATTGTCTCTGACAGAAGTTCTTTGCCTGAGGTTTTTTCTGATAGTGCTTTGTATATTGAACCAACTAATTTAGAAGATTTGAAAGAAAAAATGCAAAGTTTGTTAGTTAATAATAATCTTAGAAATGATCTTATTCAAAAAGGGTACGAAAATAGTAAGAGATTTTCTTGGGAAAAAAGTGCACATCAAATCATAGCGATTCTGGATAATATTAAAAACTAAATATTTAAAAAAACACAAATGAAAAAGTTTAAGAATATAAAAATTGTTTTGCGACAAAATATATCTTTACTGCTACTGCTGATTGGAAGTTTAAATCTCCAAGCTCAAATAATATCAGGAGTAAATGGTCATCCATTATATTCAGAAGATTACAGACCATTCAGTTTTGAGCAGCAAATGCAGCTATTGAAAAAGAATAATTTTTCCTATTATAGATTCGAAGCAACTTTTAATCCAGATGGCACTATAAGATATACTAATGGTACACTTACTGATCTTATAGCTGTTGCTAAAAAATATAATGTTAAGTTACTTCCCAGTATTTTGATTCCTTCATCAGAAGTCCTTGATTCTGTTTCTAATGTGTATGAAAAAGGTTTTACAGAAGGACGAAAAGTAGCTACTCAAAATGCAAAGTACTTCCCCGTAATTGAAGTTGGAAACGAATACAATCTTAGGATAGTTAAAGACGGCAAGATTCCAGAAGATGGAGTGTTTGTTTATGATACTCGTAAAGAAGTGATTCTCATGGGATATATGAAAGGCTTTATAAACGGAATCAAAAGTGTAGATAAATCGGTCAAGATACTTGTTGGTGTTGCGTTGGATGATTATCATTTTTTTGAAGAAATGAAAAAATTCAATATTGATATCGATATCATAGGTAATAATAGATATAAACCTGGTGATGCCGCAATCTTTAAAAAAATGTATGATGTATACAAAAAGCCTATTTGGATTACAGAATTCAATTATCCAGAAGGCAGTACTCATGCAGATGTTTCAAAACAATCAAAATGGGTAAATGAAAATATAAAGAAACTTAAAAGTATAAAATATATTGAGGCGATTTTTATTTATCAGCTTCTTGATGAGAACCGTAATCTAAACAAGGCTAATATTTTACCTGCAGAAGCTAATTATGGTCTGTACAAAGTACAGGGTACAAAACTTACCCGTAAGTTGTCTCTTAAACCATAATTCGTAATATAACAAGATGAGAAGAATAGTTATTGATTGTAGGATGTATTTTTCATCTGGTATTGGTCGTTATTTACAAAATATTGTCCTTCATCTTTTGCAAAAGACAAAGGAATATGAGGTCATTCTTTTAGGAAACGAAGACTCTATAAAAAAACAGCTTGTTGCTTCTGGTGTTCTTGCCTCAGAGATTAATATAATCAATTTTGATGTTCCAATATACACCATAAAGGAACAATTGAAGTTACCATTTGTTATCCCCGAATCAGACATTTTTTGGTCTCCGCATTTTAACATACCGTTATTACCTATTAAATCAAAAAGAAGAATTGTCACAATTCATGATGCGTATCACTTAGCATTTTTGAATCAATTGACTTTCAAAGAAAAAATTTATGCAAAAATAATGTACAATAGTGCCTTACGAAAATCAGATAGAGTAATTACTGTTTCAGATTTTTCAAAAAAAGAATTGTTGAAGTATTCTAATTTTTCCAAACCAGAAAAAATCGAAGTTATTCATAATGGAGTTGCAGAAATATCTTTAGAAGGGAATAATTTTCATAATCCGGAATATATACCATATTTATTGTCGGTGGGGAATTTAAAGCCTAACAAAAATTTCATAAATGCATTGTTGGGTTTTTCAAAATTTTTGCAAGAAAATAGAGATAGTAATTTAAAATTCATAATCATTGGAAAGAAAGAAGGGTTTGTAAATGGTGATAACCGTATTGATGATCTCATGAATAAATATTCATATCTTCAGGACAAAGTTTATTTTACTGGACATGTATCGGATCAGGAACTAGCGGTATTATATCAAAACGCTACTGCTTTCATTTTCCCTTCTATATACGAAGGATTTGGTTTGCCACCGTTGGAGGCAATGTTGTATAATGTTCCTGTACTGTGTTCCAACGCGGCTAGTATGCCAGAGATATGTGGAGATTCTGTCTTGTACTTTAATCCAATTGATCCAGATGACATAGCTAGGTCTATTGTTCAAATCTCCACGGATGATATTTTATCAGAGGAGTTACAAAAAAAAGGTAAGGAGCGTTCTAGTCAATTCACATGGGAGCTCTCTGCAAAAAAACATTTTTCCATTATTGATGAATTATTTAGTTCGTGAAATTAAAATTTGTTTGGAAATAATTTAAAAAATTGCTTAATCTTGCAAGAGATTGCTGAATAATAAGGATGATCAAAAAAACACAAAAGAATGATAGGAAGTATGATAGTAAAAGAATAATGGAAAAGGGTAATCATATATTTAATAAGTTAGATAGATACATTGGTATTCCTGTATTATTTATACTCGGTTTTTTCAAAAGAAAAACTGTACTTCCTAATATCATAAAAAGAATAGCTATTCTCAATTTGGGATCTAATGATCACAGCCATGAAAAGCATGAAATAGACAATTATAGGGCGTTGATTAATTCATTACATATTGCTAATAGTAATAATCCACAACTTATTAATAAAAAATTTGATCTTAGTAGATTAGGATTAAATACGTCTAAGAAAATAGCAATTTTTCATCCGTGGTTGGGCAGGTTGAAAAAATTAGATGAGCAATGGTCAAATGATAATTGGAAAGACTTATATTTTAATATATCCAAAGACTTTAACCCAGCCTTTAACTGGTGTTCAACGCTTCGCAATTGAAATCTCTAAAATATTAAAGAAAATAGTTTAAGTCTGATGTCATCTTTATATCACTCACAGATATAATACACAAAGATATAGCATCTGAATTAGAGGTTGGGAAAACAGGGAAACACAAATGCCATTTATATAGGAACAGATAGAATTGCCTAGGTTCTAGAAAAACAAGGTTCTCCATTACTGATTAATCTTTGTAATACGGCTCCATTATTTTAATAAAAAAATCTTCTGATATTCATGATGTTGGTTTTGAGGCTTTTCCAGACATACTCGAAAAGATTTCTTTTTTTTTATATAATTTCTTATTAGAAAGACAGCCAAATCACCAGGTACCCCACCACTTGAAACGCAAAAAATGTGGAACACCATCTATTCTTTCAAAAGCCAGTTGTTTTCCAGAGATATTTGGAGAAAGTGTATTATGACCCATATAATGTTTCTTCTCTTGTAAAGCAAATAGAACTAATTTCAGATGATGAAACTAGAAAAAAAAATTTAGTAATAAATTGAATAAATAATGAAAACAATACAATTGGAGAAAAAATACTCTTAAATTAATAAATATTATAACATCCATAAAATATTAAATTATATATTTATATGATTTAAACATATAATTTATTAATTTTTGAGATCAAAAGTCATTAATACTATTTTAAAGTTATGAAAGTCGCAATTATTCAGGAATGGCTAGTCTCAGTAGGAGGGTCAGATAAAGTTGTAAAAGCAATAACTGATATTTTCCCTACAGCTGATATTTATACATTGGTCGCAGATAAAGGAGTATGTGAAGAGCTTGGGATCAACTATTCAAAAGTGAACACCTCTTTAATCCAAAAGCTTCCCTTTGGTGCTAAAAAGTACAAAATGTATCTTCCTCTTTTTCCTTATGCTATAGAGCAATTTGATTTGCGAGGTTATGATGTGATTATATCATCATCTCATGCTGTAGCCAAGGGAGTTCTTACAAAAGCTGATCAACTACATATTTCCTATTGCCATTCACCTATAAGATATGTATGGGATATGTATAATGAATATCTTGAAGAAGGTGGTCTTACAAAAGGATTTAAAAGTTTTTTAGCAAGATATCTATTACATAGAATTCGAAAATGGGATGTTTTATCAAGTTTCCGGGTAGATCATTTTATTAGTAATTCTAATAACGTGGGAAAAAGAATAAAAAAAACCTACAGACGAGATTCGGTAACAATATATCCAAACATAGATATATCCAATTTCACACTTTGTTTGGAAAAAGAAGATTTTTATTTAACCAGTAGCAGATTAGTTCCATACAAAAAAATCGATTTAATTGTGAAAGCTTTTAACCAGATGCCAGATAAAAAATTAAGGGTTATAGGATCAGGGCCAGATTACGAAAAAATAAAAAAAATAGCAAAGTCCAATATCACTGTTATGGGGTATCAGCCATTTGATATACTGAAAGATAATATGCAGAAAGCTAAAGCATTTGTTTTTGCAGCAGATGAAGATTTTGGAATGATTCCAATCGAGGCTCAGGCTTGTGGGACACCTGTTATCGCTTTTGGAAAGGGTGGCTCTCTAGAAACTGTCGTAAATAATGAAACAGGACTATACTTTTATCAGCAAACATCTGACTCAATCATTGAAGCTGTATCACGATTTGAACAGATAGGAAATACTTTTAATTACGATAGAATCAGAAGCCACGCAGAAAAATTTTCAGAGGAGCGATTCAAGAAAGAAATCAAAAAATATGTAGTAGAAAAGTATGATGAATTTTTAAAAAATAAATAATGAATTATTATCTTTTTGGAGGTTCCGGCTTTATTGGAACACACTTGGTCAATCTTTTAGCAGAAAAATATCCTAATAGTATTATTTATAACTTAGATATTAAAGAAAATAATCACAGCGGAAAATCCAAATACATCAACTGTGATGTCCGCAATCCGATCAAATTAGATATTTCTGTTGATCAACGTGATGTCATAATTAATCTAGCAGCTGTTCACACCACACCAGGTCATCCAGATCACGAGTATTTCGAAACCAATATGTTGGGCGCAGAAAATATTACTGCATTTGCAGATTTGTTTGGTATCAGAAAGGTCGTTTTTACATCATCAATTGCTCCATATGGCGCATCGGAGAGTATGAAAACTGAAACCACTTTACCTACACCTAATACACCATATGGTATCTCTAAATTAGTTGCTGAAAAAATCCATATTGCCTGGCAGGTAAAGAACGAAAATGAGAGGGAATTAACGATTTTAAGACCCGGAGTGGTCTTTGGAAAAGGCGAAAATGGAAACTTTACAAGATTATATTTTGGAATAAAGGGTCGTAAGTTTTTTTATGCAGGAAGAAAAGATACCATCAAAGCTAGCATCTATGTCAAGGAGTTAGTTCGTTTTATCTTATTTAGAATTAATTCTTCCAATCCTGGTTATGATATTTTCAATTGTACTTATGAACCAGCGTTTACCATTCAACAGATTTCTGAATCTATGATGAAGGCTACCAATATGAAAAGGAATATTCAGAAAATTCCTGCAGGACTGTTGATGTTTGCTGCAAATATTATAGGTTCATTAGGTGGTAAAAAATTAGGAATCCATCCAGATCGTGTAAAAAAACTAATGATCTCTACCAATGTTAATGGTGCGAAATTGGCTAAATCGGGATACAATTTTCATTATACTTTTGATGAAGCGTTGACTGACTGGTATAAGGATAATAATGACACTGCACTTAAGTAATAATTTTGATAACGTATTGCAAAATATTTTCCTATTTTTGTAATCAGAAAACTAAAATTTATGAAAACACAGAAAGTTGGAATAACCTTTTCTTCTTTTGACTTACTTCATGCAGGACACATCAAAATGCTCGAAGAAGCAAAAACTGTCTGTGACTATCTGATTGTAGGACTAAAGTTGGATCCCACATTTGACCGCCCTAATAAAAATAAACCATCTCAATCTATTGTAGAGCGCTACATCCAGCTAAAAGCATGCAAGGATGTGGATGAAATCATTCCATATAACACAGAGGAAGACTTGATGGATATCTTACAATCCTTTGTGATAGATGTTCGTATCATCGGAAGTGACTATAAAGATAAAAAGTTTACCGGCAAAGAGTACTGTGAGGAAAAAGGGATAGAGATTTTTTACAACAAAAGAGATCACAGATTTTCAAGTTCTGCCCTCAAAAAATCCGTATTCGAACAGGAACTGAAGAAACTTGACTCCACATTAGGAAAACAAATTGTATGAAAATAAAAGAAACACCACTTAAAGATTGCTATATTATTGAACCAACGGTATTCGAGGATGATAGAGGATACTTTTTTGAAAAATATAATGAGAAAAAATTTGAGGAAATCACTGGACTGAATGGTCACTTCGTTCAAGACAATATTTCAAAATCATCTTATGGTGTCTTAAGAGGTCTTCATCTCCAAAAAGGTGAGCATGCACAGGCAAAATTAGTTTCTTGTCTGGAAGGTAAAGTCTTCGATGTTGCTGTGGATTTGAGAGAGGATTCTCCTACTTTTGGAAAATGGTTTGGGATAGAACTAACGCCTGAAAATAAGCTGCAACTATACGTGCCGAGAGGTTTTGGTCACGGATTCTCAGTTTTGAGTGATACAGCAGTTTTTGCATACAAATGTGATAATTTTTACAACAAAGAGTCGGAAGGTGGCGTGCTTTGGAACGATGAAGACATCAATGTCGATTGGCAACTTCCATTGGAAGACGTTATTTTATCGGAAAAAGATGCAGTACTTACGAAGTTTTCAGAACATAATTTTTAAAGTAAATTTGTATCAAATTGTTAAATAAATGTTATATTTGAGAATAACATTTATATGACCTATTTGAAAACCAGATTTATCTGATGGAATTAAAAAATTATATTTCATATTTTAGAATATGCCTCTGTATTTCCTAAAAAAACTATCCAGGTACCTCGTATTTGGAGATTATATAATAATCAATATTTTCTTTCTATTAGGGATTAATTTTTTCATTAGTCCTTCGGAAATCTCTGTTATCAAACCAGATTATAAAACTCAGCTTTTGATTCTTAACTTTTCTTGGTACATTATTTCCAAATTAGTGAAATTGTACGAAGATACTTACTACAAAGATTCTGCAAAGCAATTCAGCTCGTTATTCAAAGCGCTTTCCATATTTATCATTTTCTTTTTCTTTTACAATACATTAATCTATTCCAAGTCAATAAGTATTTGGTTTACTGTGAAGTATCTGCTATCTGTGACTTCGATGCTTGTTTTGGGAAGGATTGTGATATTTTTGATTAGGAAAAAATATAGAATCAAAATCAACAGAGAATTAAGTTCTGTCAATACTATTTTAATTGGTAAAAATAACTTTTCAAAAACCATATTGTCCAATGATGAGATTAGATCGTCTATGGGGATCCGTGGTTTTTATTCTCTCGAAGATACAACTGAAAAAGGTAAATATCTCGGAGATATTAATAAACTCCTTGTAGATCTAGAAAATGAAAAAATAGATAATATCATCCTGTGCGATGACTCTATAGATGAGCAGCTTTATCATGAGATTGTTTATTTGGCAGATCACAAGATGGTTAGGATTTATATAGTACCGGATTTTAAGTACATCAACATGGGTCCTCATTCTCTTAATGTGATACAGGGTGTCCCATTTTTGAAACTAATGTCAGAACCACTGACTAATTCTGAAAATCAATTCATTAAAAGATTTTTTGATATTGCTTTTTCTCTTTTTGTCATTGTTTTTGTTCTCTCTTGGCTTATTCCTATCGTTGCATTGATTATTAAACTGGAAAGCGCAGGTCCCGTTTTTTTTCTACAAAAGAGATCTGGGATCAAAAATGAACCTTTTAGCTGTATCAAGTTCAGAAGTATGGCCATAAACAAACATGCGGACATTGCGACTGCAAAAAAAGGTGACAGCAGGATTACTAAGTTTGGTAAATTTATGCGCAAAACAAGTATTGATGAGTTACCACAGTTTATCAATGTATTGATTGGCAATATGTCTGTTGTAGGTCCAAGGCCGCACATGCTTTCGCAAACCAAACAGTATTCTAAGATTACAAAGAAATATATGTTGAGGCATATTGTAAAGCCGGGTATCACTGGTTGGGCGCAGGTAATGGGTTCTCGTGGAGAGATTTTTTCTGATAAAGACATGGAAAAAAGAATCGAGAAAGACATCTGGTATATCCAAAATTGGTCATTCTTTTTAGATTTGAAAATTGTTTTCCTAACATTTTACAATATTATAAAAGGAGATGAACAAGCTTACTAAATCTGCTTGTTTAAACACAGTCTAAATAGAAAGAACCAAATTTTGGTTCTTTTTTTTATCACTAAATTTGCAACCTCAAATTTTTATTAATGCGTACGAAATCAACAGGTAAGAAAAAAATAAATATAGTAACTCTAGGATGTTCCAAAAATGTCTATGACTCAGAAGTTCTGATGGGGCAGCTGGAGGCCAATGGCAAAAGCGTGGTGCACGAGGAAAAAGGCGATATTGTGGTGATCAATACTTGTGGATTTATTGATAATGCAAAAGAAGAAAGTATCAACACCATTTTGGAATATGTTGATCTGAAAAATCAAGGTGTTGTAGAAAAAGTTTTTGTGACAGGTTGTCTTTCCGAAAGATACAAACCAGATTTGATCCGTGAGATTCCAGATGTAGATCAATATTTCGGAACAAGAGATCTGCCTATTCTATTGAAGCACCTTGGCGCTGATTACAAGCACGAATTGGTTGGCGAGAGATTGACGACTACTCCAAAACATTACGCTTACCTCAAGATTTCCGAAGGTTGCGATAGACCTTGTTCTTTCTGCGCCATCCCATTGATGAGAGGAAATCATATTTCGACGCCAATTGAAAAATTAGTGATTGAAACTCAGAAATTGGCGAAAAAAGGAGTGAAGGAATTAATTCTCATCGCTCAGGATTTGACTTTCTATGGTCTTGATATCTATAAGAAAAGAGCTTTAGGAGAATTACTTCAAGAACTGATAAAAGTAGAAGGTATCGAGTGGATCAGACTTCATTACGCTTTTCCAACAGGTTTCCCAGAAGATGTTCTTGACATCATTAGAACAGAACCGAAAATTTGTAATTACATTGATATTCCACTTCAGCACATCAATACAGAACTCTTAAAGGCGATGAAACGTGGAACTACTTTCGAAAAAACAAATGCACTTCTTGATAAGTTCCGTGAGAAAGTTCCAGATATGGCGATCAGAACCACTTTGATCGTTGGTTTCCCGGGCGAGACAGAAGAGAAGTTTGAGGAGTTGAAACAGTGGGTCAGAGATCAGAGATTTGACCGTTTGGGTTGTTTCACATATTCTCACGAAGAAAATACAACTGCTTATGTCTTAGAAGATATTATTTCTGACGAAGAAAAGCAGAATCGAGTAGAACAGATTATGGAAATCCAGCAACAAATCTCTTGGGAGAAAAATCAAGAGAAAATTGACAAAACATTTAAATGTATCTTCGATAGAAAAGAAGGTGATTATTTCGTCGGTAGAACAGAGTACGATTCTCCAGATGTTGATAATACAGTTTTGGTTCCTGCAAAGGATGTTTATATTTCCATTGGAGAGTTTGCAAATGTGAAGATTACTTCTGCGGAAGATTTTGACTTGTACGGAGAGTTGGTATAAACTGAATTTTAAATAATAAAAGCCTTCATATTTTGAAGGCTTTTTTGTTTTCTGTTAAAATTTTGAATCAATTTATGTAAATAACTGACAGTTAGGTTTTTATATTAAATCTAAGTTGAGCTAATAGCTATTTATATAAATAAATATTAATTTGATATTAATATGTGTTATATCAAGTTGTATTAATCATTATCGGGATTAAATATTAAATTGTTTTAGCTAAAAAAGCTTTAGAATTATTGAATAAATAATTTTTGATTTGGTTGTGAATTGCCTTATTTTATATAAGTTGTTGTTAATTAAGTATTTGTGTATTGCGTGTTTTGTCGCTGCATTGTAATTAATTAACAAAATATGAATTAAATTAACATTTTTTAACAAATCTCGTGGTTGACTTACTGTAGGTTGTTGTAGAGGATTTGAAATTTGAAAAACTCCCGTATTGTGCGGTGTTTGCTGGAAAGTGAGGTAGCGATACGCTTTCCTGGTATCTTTGCGGAGTCAAAACCAATAAAAATTCAACATGATAAAAAGAATTCTTCTTGTAGTCATAATGATGATTTCAACACTTGGTATTTATTCTTTCAAGAGTTATGCCACAGATGCCAAAACAAGTTTTGCATCGTTCTACCACGATAAGTTTAACGGTAGAAAAACAGCAAGCGGGGAAATTTTCAGCAACAAAGCACTTACCGCTGCGAATAAAACACTTCCTTTCGGGACAGAAGTAAAAATTACAAATTTGATCTCTGGGAAAAGTGTTGTAGTTAGAGTTAACGACAGAGGACCATACCACTCATCTAGAGCCTTTGATCTCTCGAAAGCTGCATTTGATTCGATAGGCGACACCAGAAAAGGTACCATCGCAATCGAATACGAAATTATCGACTAAGATTCAACTTATTTTAAAGTTTAAAAGCCATCCGATTCGGATGGCTTTTTTGTTTGTTTTAGTCTCTCTAAAATATTATCTGAAAATCTTCTTGATGATATTTCCAATCTCGACAAAATCATCGTGGTTTCTTACAGATCGGATTTCTGTGTTTTCTTCATCAACCTTTGAGTATGGATAGATGAGCAGATAATTCTTGTTCGGAAGTTTTGAGTTGAGGAAATCCGGAATATATCTCATTTTTGGAAAGTACGAAGTCATTCCACGTTTGGCCAGGATCAAGATCAATCCTTCATTGTCCTTTATTTTTTCCGCTTTCTTCTCTGCATCTGCCCAAGAGTCGGTGATGATGAAATCTGCCTCGATATTGACTTTCTTGATGATCTTCTTCAAGACATTGATGATGTTTTCAGGCGCATAGAAGCTGATCACCGCGCCAGAATTTTTACCAATGTTCCAAACTCTTGCCAGAGAATGGAAGAATCCAGATTCCATATGTGCATTCTCCGGAATCATCACCAAATATCGTTTCACTGTAGAAAGTGGTTGTGCGGCGTGATACACGAAGA belongs to Chryseobacterium sp. KACC 21268 and includes:
- the rimO gene encoding 30S ribosomal protein S12 methylthiotransferase RimO, translated to MRTKSTGKKKINIVTLGCSKNVYDSEVLMGQLEANGKSVVHEEKGDIVVINTCGFIDNAKEESINTILEYVDLKNQGVVEKVFVTGCLSERYKPDLIREIPDVDQYFGTRDLPILLKHLGADYKHELVGERLTTTPKHYAYLKISEGCDRPCSFCAIPLMRGNHISTPIEKLVIETQKLAKKGVKELILIAQDLTFYGLDIYKKRALGELLQELIKVEGIEWIRLHYAFPTGFPEDVLDIIRTEPKICNYIDIPLQHINTELLKAMKRGTTFEKTNALLDKFREKVPDMAIRTTLIVGFPGETEEKFEELKQWVRDQRFDRLGCFTYSHEENTTAYVLEDIISDEEKQNRVEQIMEIQQQISWEKNQEKIDKTFKCIFDRKEGDYFVGRTEYDSPDVDNTVLVPAKDVYISIGEFANVKITSAEDFDLYGELV
- a CDS encoding septal ring lytic transglycosylase RlpA family protein; the protein is MIKRILLVVIMMISTLGIYSFKSYATDAKTSFASFYHDKFNGRKTASGEIFSNKALTAANKTLPFGTEVKITNLISGKSVVVRVNDRGPYHSSRAFDLSKAAFDSIGDTRKGTIAIEYEIID